The following are encoded in a window of Corynebacterium marinum DSM 44953 genomic DNA:
- a CDS encoding FMN reductase: MRTLTVITAGLSNPSTTRQVADQIAAAVTAAVTARGESLDVHVVELRELVNDLGRSLTTGVSSPALDEVKEKISASDGLVAVTPVFKASYSGLFKTFFDVLDQDALNGMPTIIAATAGTARHSLVLDHALRPLLSYLRAVVVPTGVFAATGDFGSEEGASMETRAARAAGELADLMVASSGSVGGLGGVTAEGQGTRRRTGVDPAEHLTPFADLLKGHDGE; this comes from the coding sequence ATGCGCACCCTCACCGTCATCACCGCCGGCCTGTCCAACCCCTCGACCACCCGGCAGGTCGCCGACCAGATCGCCGCGGCGGTGACAGCCGCCGTCACCGCCCGCGGGGAATCCCTCGACGTCCACGTCGTGGAGCTGCGCGAACTGGTCAACGACCTCGGCCGGTCCCTGACCACCGGTGTGTCCTCCCCCGCACTGGACGAGGTGAAGGAGAAGATCTCCGCCTCCGACGGCCTCGTCGCCGTCACCCCGGTGTTCAAGGCCAGCTATTCGGGGCTGTTCAAGACCTTCTTCGACGTGCTCGACCAGGACGCCCTCAACGGGATGCCCACCATCATCGCGGCCACCGCGGGCACCGCCCGGCATTCCCTCGTCCTCGACCACGCCCTACGCCCGCTGCTGTCCTACCTGCGGGCCGTGGTCGTCCCCACCGGGGTCTTCGCCGCGACCGGGGACTTCGGTTCCGAGGAGGGCGCCAGCATGGAGACCCGCGCCGCCCGCGCAGCCGGGGAGCTCGCCGACCTGATGGTGGCGTCCTCCGGGAGCGTCGGAGGCCTCGGCGGCGTCACCGCCGAGGGCCAGGGCACCCGGCGCCGCACCGGCGTCGACCCGGCTGAGCACCTCACCCCCTTCGCGGACCTGCTCAAGGGGCATGACGGCGAGTAG
- a CDS encoding L-serine ammonia-lyase: MSVSVLDMFSIGIGPSSSHTVGPMRAAAAFVRDLGNLPEHVDITLRGSLASTGRGHGTDRAVLLGLVGWEPTTVPADVDSVPELGVRIPDEGSVTGPAGTVSYRITWDPAPAPEHPNCLVFSADGHTSEYFSVGGGFIRTRADLDTPAGGGGPEVPLPFSTATELLAHCARENLTFAEVTAANEAALHGGAAQVDAVWDAMRACVTAGIATTGLLPGGLGVVRRAPGLYAQLTDPDSGPRKGRDGLTAMDWVSLYALAVNEENAAGRRVVTAPTNGAAGIVPAVMHYARDYLADFTRQQAREFLLTAGAVGIIIKENASISGAEVGCQGEVGSASAMAAAGLCAAIGGTPDQVENAAEIALEHNLGLTCDPVGGLVQIPCIERNAIGAVKAINAARLARLGSGLHRVTLDEVVQTMAETGRDMMTKYKETSTGGLAVNLGLPVSIPEC; encoded by the coding sequence ATGAGCGTCAGTGTCCTCGACATGTTCAGCATCGGCATCGGCCCCTCGTCCTCCCACACGGTGGGACCCATGCGGGCCGCGGCCGCCTTCGTCCGCGACCTGGGCAACCTCCCGGAACACGTGGACATCACCCTCCGCGGCTCGCTGGCCTCCACCGGCCGCGGGCACGGCACAGACCGCGCCGTGCTCCTCGGCCTGGTGGGCTGGGAGCCGACGACGGTGCCCGCCGACGTCGACTCCGTGCCGGAACTCGGGGTACGGATCCCCGACGAAGGGTCGGTCACCGGCCCGGCCGGCACCGTCTCCTACCGGATCACCTGGGATCCCGCCCCCGCCCCGGAACACCCAAACTGCCTCGTCTTCAGCGCCGACGGTCACACCAGTGAGTACTTCTCCGTCGGCGGCGGATTCATCCGCACCCGGGCGGACCTCGACACCCCGGCCGGAGGGGGCGGGCCGGAGGTTCCGCTGCCCTTCAGCACCGCAACCGAACTCCTGGCGCACTGCGCCCGGGAGAACCTCACCTTCGCGGAGGTCACCGCAGCCAACGAGGCCGCCCTCCATGGCGGTGCAGCGCAGGTCGACGCCGTCTGGGACGCCATGCGCGCCTGCGTCACCGCCGGAATCGCCACCACCGGGCTGCTGCCCGGCGGGCTGGGCGTCGTCCGTCGCGCGCCCGGACTCTACGCGCAACTGACGGATCCCGACTCCGGGCCCAGGAAAGGCCGCGACGGGCTGACCGCCATGGACTGGGTCAGCCTCTACGCCCTGGCGGTCAACGAGGAGAACGCCGCCGGCCGACGGGTGGTCACCGCGCCGACGAACGGCGCCGCAGGAATCGTGCCCGCCGTCATGCACTACGCCCGCGACTACCTCGCCGACTTCACCCGCCAGCAGGCCCGGGAGTTCCTCCTCACCGCCGGCGCGGTGGGCATCATCATCAAAGAGAACGCCTCCATCTCGGGTGCGGAGGTCGGCTGCCAGGGGGAGGTCGGCTCCGCGTCCGCCATGGCCGCCGCCGGGCTCTGCGCTGCGATCGGCGGCACTCCCGACCAGGTGGAGAACGCCGCGGAGATCGCCCTCGAACACAACCTCGGGCTCACCTGCGACCCGGTGGGCGGCCTGGTGCAGATCCCCTGCATCGAGCGCAACGCCATCGGCGCCGTCAAGGCCATCAACGCCGCCCGGCTCGCGCGGCTGGGCAGCGGCCTGCACCGGGTCACCCTGGACGAGGTGGTGCAGACCATGGCCGAGACCGGCCGCGACATGATGACCAAGTACAAGGAGACCTCCACCGGCGGGCTGGCGGTCAACCTCGGACTGCCGGTCAGCATCCCCGAGTGCTAG
- a CDS encoding transglutaminase-like domain-containing protein translates to MHLEPEFLSPTTLIDADHPDIIALAAALAGDTPAETVRAIFVHVRDRITHPADTGGTLLAASASETLKAREGVCYAQAHLLVALYRAAGIPAALRYQQVETATGGLVLHGVAIVWAPDISETGGFLLVDPRYPENHPRHSGDFWRTRALQPPFERNLPMIHTDVAPGVAKALRQAADAQELLRTGLPGAVS, encoded by the coding sequence ATGCACCTCGAGCCGGAGTTCCTCTCCCCCACGACGCTCATCGACGCCGACCACCCGGACATCATCGCCCTCGCCGCCGCGCTGGCGGGAGACACCCCGGCCGAAACCGTGCGCGCCATCTTCGTCCACGTCCGCGACCGGATCACCCACCCGGCGGACACCGGCGGGACCCTCCTCGCCGCCTCCGCCTCCGAGACCCTGAAGGCCCGGGAAGGGGTGTGCTACGCGCAGGCGCACCTGCTGGTGGCGCTCTACCGCGCCGCCGGCATCCCGGCCGCGCTGCGCTACCAGCAGGTGGAGACCGCCACCGGCGGCCTTGTACTCCACGGCGTCGCCATCGTGTGGGCACCGGATATCTCCGAGACCGGCGGCTTCCTGCTCGTCGACCCCCGCTACCCGGAGAACCATCCCCGCCACAGCGGGGACTTCTGGCGGACGCGCGCCCTGCAGCCGCCCTTCGAGCGCAACCTGCCGATGATCCACACCGACGTCGCGCCCGGGGTGGCGAAGGCGCTGCGGCAGGCCGCAGACGCCCAGGAACTGCTGCGCACGGGCCTGCCCGGCGCGGTCAGCTGA
- the hisS gene encoding histidine--tRNA ligase, with the protein MTDKKPAKFAALSAPKGVPDYVPPVSPVFLKVRDTFIHQAHLAGFQHIELPIFEDTTLFARGVGESTDVVSKEMYTFADRGDRSVTLRPEGTAGVMRAVIEHNLDRGQLPVKLNYAGPFFRYERPQAGRYRQLQQVGVEAIGVDDPALDAEIVALADRSFRALGLTGFRLELTSLGDDTCRPAYRQKLQEFLFQLPLDEETRHRAEINPLRVLDDKRPEVKEMTADAPLMLDHLSPEARAHFETVTGLLDDMSVPYAINPRMVRGLDYYTKTCFEFVHDGLGAQSGIGGGGRYDGLMSQLGGQDLSGIGYGLGVDRTILALEAEGVTLEGVDRRVDVYGVALGSEAKRAMALLINDLRTAGISADMSYGDRGLKGAMKGADRAHARFALVLGENELAAGTVAVKDLAAHTQEDVALADVVAHLGAR; encoded by the coding sequence GTGACTGACAAGAAGCCCGCCAAGTTTGCCGCCCTGTCCGCGCCCAAGGGCGTCCCGGACTACGTCCCGCCGGTGTCCCCGGTGTTCCTCAAGGTCCGGGACACCTTCATCCATCAGGCTCATCTGGCAGGCTTCCAGCACATCGAGCTGCCCATCTTCGAGGACACCACGCTCTTCGCCCGCGGCGTCGGTGAGTCCACCGATGTGGTGAGCAAGGAGATGTACACCTTCGCCGACCGCGGCGACCGATCCGTCACCCTGCGTCCGGAGGGCACCGCCGGCGTCATGCGCGCCGTCATCGAGCACAACCTCGACCGGGGGCAGCTGCCGGTCAAGCTCAACTACGCCGGCCCCTTCTTCCGCTACGAGCGCCCCCAGGCCGGCCGCTACCGCCAGCTCCAGCAGGTCGGCGTGGAGGCCATCGGCGTCGACGACCCGGCGCTGGACGCCGAGATCGTCGCACTGGCCGACCGTTCCTTCCGTGCGCTCGGCCTGACGGGCTTCCGCCTCGAGCTGACCAGCCTCGGCGACGACACCTGCCGGCCCGCGTACCGCCAGAAGCTGCAGGAGTTCCTGTTCCAGCTTCCCTTGGACGAGGAGACCCGCCACCGGGCGGAGATCAACCCGTTGCGCGTCCTCGACGACAAGCGCCCCGAGGTCAAGGAGATGACCGCCGATGCGCCGCTCATGCTCGACCACCTCTCCCCGGAGGCGCGGGCGCACTTCGAGACCGTCACCGGGCTGCTCGACGACATGTCCGTCCCCTACGCCATCAACCCCCGCATGGTCCGCGGCCTGGACTACTACACCAAGACCTGTTTCGAGTTCGTCCACGACGGCCTGGGTGCGCAGTCCGGCATCGGCGGCGGCGGCCGCTACGACGGCCTGATGTCCCAGCTCGGTGGCCAGGACCTCTCCGGTATCGGCTACGGCCTGGGGGTCGACCGCACCATCCTCGCCCTGGAGGCGGAGGGCGTGACGCTGGAGGGCGTGGACCGCCGCGTCGACGTCTACGGCGTCGCACTCGGCTCCGAGGCCAAGAGGGCCATGGCGCTGTTGATCAACGACCTGCGCACCGCCGGCATCTCGGCCGACATGTCCTACGGAGACCGCGGCCTCAAGGGCGCGATGAAGGGCGCCGACCGCGCGCACGCACGCTTCGCCCTGGTGCTCGGCGAGAACGAGCTGGCGGCAGGCACCGTCGCGGTCAAGGACCTGGCGGCCCACACCCAGGAGGATGTGGCGCTGGCTGACGTGGTCGCGCACCTCGGCGCCCGGTAG
- a CDS encoding MBL fold metallo-hydrolase → MQLHGFAAGPYNTNTYVLAHEGEAFVVDPGMHSHRQVEKALAETSASLVAVVLTHGHIDHTRDAGSLAAQYDVPVHIHPEDAFMLAGGDGISQRSQVLFDAAHMTPVRDLRDLHDGQDLTLAGVELKVRHAPGHSPGSCLLVHEQFAFTGDVIFQGSIGRTDFAGSDPAQMDATLRGPVWELDDSLQLFPGHGAGTSMRAERATNPFLLQLGM, encoded by the coding sequence ATGCAGCTCCACGGATTCGCCGCCGGCCCCTACAACACGAACACCTACGTCCTCGCCCACGAGGGGGAGGCGTTCGTCGTGGACCCCGGCATGCACTCGCACCGGCAGGTCGAGAAGGCGCTGGCGGAGACGTCCGCCAGCCTCGTCGCCGTCGTGCTCACCCACGGCCATATCGACCACACCAGGGACGCAGGCTCCCTGGCCGCGCAGTACGACGTCCCGGTGCACATCCACCCGGAGGATGCGTTCATGCTGGCCGGCGGGGACGGCATCTCCCAGCGCTCGCAGGTGCTTTTCGACGCCGCGCACATGACCCCCGTCCGCGACCTCCGGGATCTCCACGACGGGCAGGACCTCACCCTCGCCGGGGTCGAACTGAAGGTCAGGCACGCGCCGGGCCATTCCCCGGGCAGCTGTCTGCTGGTGCACGAGCAGTTCGCCTTCACCGGCGACGTCATCTTCCAGGGCTCGATCGGGCGCACGGATTTCGCCGGCTCCGACCCCGCCCAGATGGACGCCACCCTCCGTGGTCCAGTGTGGGAGCTTGATGATTCCCTCCAGCTCTTCCCCGGCCACGGGGCGGGCACCTCCATGCGGGCGGAGCGTGCGACCAACCCGTTCCTGCTGCAGCTGGGTATGTGA
- the tpx gene encoding thiol peroxidase, translating into MANVTFKNEPTTTSGDLPAVGEQLPDFTIVGTDLAEITPADFAGKRVVLNIFPSLDTGVCAASVREFNERATALDNTVVLGVSHDLPFAHDRFCSAEGIENVTAGSVFRSTFGEDYGLTLEGSPLKGLLARAVIVADEDGKVIYTQLVDEITTEPDYDAAVNALH; encoded by the coding sequence ATGGCAAACGTAACCTTCAAGAACGAACCCACCACCACCTCCGGGGATCTTCCCGCCGTCGGCGAGCAGCTGCCGGACTTCACCATCGTCGGCACCGACCTGGCCGAGATCACCCCGGCGGATTTCGCGGGCAAGCGCGTCGTCCTCAACATCTTCCCGTCGCTGGACACCGGCGTCTGCGCGGCCTCGGTCCGCGAGTTCAACGAGCGCGCAACCGCCCTGGACAACACCGTGGTCCTCGGTGTCTCCCACGACCTGCCCTTCGCCCACGACCGCTTCTGCTCGGCAGAGGGCATCGAGAACGTCACCGCTGGCTCGGTCTTCCGCTCCACTTTCGGCGAGGACTACGGCCTGACCCTCGAGGGCTCCCCGCTCAAGGGCCTGCTGGCCCGCGCCGTCATCGTCGCGGACGAGGACGGCAAGGTCATCTACACCCAGCTCGTCGACGAGATCACCACCGAGCCGGATTACGACGCCGCCGTCAACGCCCTGCACTAA
- a CDS encoding peptidylprolyl isomerase, which translates to MTDNRKRGEESLAKLERELKSRDRAEKSRPVKIAAAAAAAILLIVGGIWFLASRDSGEEITASDETTTSAEAPTVEPLAMTRATALPDTVTCEYPEAGEASREISTPPTDDVSATGTVNVTLNTGQGPIGMELDRTVAPCTVNAVEHFADEGFYDDTVCHRLTTSGIFVLQCGDPSGTGAGGPGFQFANEYPTDELTEPSATPVIYPRGSIAMANAGADTNGSQFFLNYQDSPLAPDYTYFGQISEEGLATLDQIAATGVEGGAADGAPAEEVRIETATVG; encoded by the coding sequence GTGACCGACAACAGGAAACGTGGCGAGGAATCCCTCGCCAAGCTTGAGCGCGAACTGAAATCCCGCGACCGCGCCGAGAAGTCCCGCCCGGTGAAGATCGCGGCGGCGGCCGCCGCCGCCATCCTGCTGATTGTCGGCGGAATCTGGTTCCTCGCCTCCCGCGACAGCGGCGAGGAGATCACCGCCTCCGACGAGACCACCACCAGCGCGGAGGCTCCCACCGTCGAGCCGCTGGCCATGACGCGTGCGACCGCGCTGCCCGACACCGTCACCTGTGAATACCCGGAGGCGGGCGAGGCCTCGCGCGAGATCTCCACCCCGCCCACCGACGACGTGTCCGCCACCGGCACCGTCAACGTCACCCTCAACACCGGCCAGGGCCCCATCGGCATGGAGCTCGACCGCACCGTCGCCCCCTGCACCGTCAACGCCGTCGAGCACTTCGCCGACGAAGGCTTCTACGACGACACCGTCTGCCACCGCCTGACCACCTCCGGCATCTTCGTCCTGCAGTGCGGCGACCCGTCCGGCACTGGCGCCGGCGGCCCCGGCTTCCAGTTCGCCAACGAGTACCCCACCGACGAGCTCACCGAGCCCTCCGCCACCCCGGTGATCTACCCGCGCGGTTCCATCGCCATGGCGAACGCCGGCGCTGACACCAACGGCTCGCAGTTCTTCCTCAACTACCAGGATTCCCCGCTCGCCCCGGACTACACCTACTTCGGCCAGATCTCCGAGGAGGGCCTGGCCACCCTCGACCAGATCGCGGCGACCGGGGTCGAGGGCGGCGCCGCCGACGGCGCCCCGGCCGAGGAGGTCCGCATCGAGACCGCCACCGTCGGCTAA
- a CDS encoding DUF421 domain-containing protein, with translation MERFLEELLIEPWRIPVIIAAAAGIYLGFMVLAKVFGTRVLMSLTASDAVVVLMFGAVGGRVILGHPPTLAAGLVGLATLMILEAAFGTLRRFTGWGRGLSRQPVLVVLDGEMLPGAMRSAHISRTDVYSSLRRSGLGSLSQVQAMILEPTGTMSVIRTGQPLDPEVLRGLKRA, from the coding sequence GTGGAACGTTTCCTGGAGGAACTGCTCATCGAGCCGTGGCGCATCCCGGTCATCATCGCGGCGGCGGCGGGAATCTACCTCGGGTTCATGGTGCTGGCGAAAGTATTCGGCACCCGGGTGCTCATGTCGTTGACCGCATCGGATGCGGTTGTGGTGCTCATGTTCGGGGCGGTCGGGGGGCGCGTGATCCTGGGGCACCCGCCGACCCTGGCGGCGGGGCTCGTCGGACTGGCCACGCTCATGATCCTCGAGGCGGCGTTCGGCACGCTGCGCCGCTTCACGGGGTGGGGGAGGGGGCTGAGCAGACAACCCGTCCTGGTGGTGCTCGACGGGGAGATGCTCCCCGGCGCGATGCGTTCGGCTCACATCAGCCGGACCGACGTGTACTCCTCGTTGCGCAGGTCCGGGCTGGGTTCGCTGAGCCAGGTGCAGGCCATGATCCTGGAGCCGACCGGGACCATGTCGGTGATCCGGACCGGCCAGCCGCTCGACCCCGAGGTTCTCCGGGGACTGAAGCGGGCCTGA
- a CDS encoding bifunctional metallophosphatase/5'-nucleotidase yields the protein MTSLRRMGRLIAATATTALALGLAPVATAQDVVEFSVSNITDFHGRLAADSYNKEMGAALLTGLNDEINGEENIFTTSGDNVGGSAFISAITNDMYTTDFLNAAGVDASAVGNHEFDQGQDDLLDRIVEDSQFPILGANVYRADGTRLLEPYRIEERNGVKIAFVGTVATSTASKVSPAGIVGLEFRDPVAETNQVARELKESGTADVVISLFHEDAAVYADGFDADYVDFLFGGDSHVTYTDADASVPFAQSLEYGKLLTDVDFTFNKVTGEVESVTIEQYGYDRAAGMGVVPDATVAGIVETAQAQADAVGEEIVAEIGHSFYRGSNDGAAPGSNRGVESTLNHLIAEAQRASLTDLLGEPVDIGFMNAGGVRADLPAGNVSYADVYTVQPFGNEVSVATMSGQAILDTLEKQWKSGGERPRLALGFSDGFTYSYDPSAEQGNRIIGAHLNGEPIDPSADYRIAASTFLLEGGDELIDPADVRGILKVGYMDVQSLIDYLKTNESVAPRADQADVAVTVNGDIAPGETVTLELASLNYSNAGEPMAETVTVAIGDTIVTADIDNTLSAIPAGLGTHGTATVEITVPADYTGEGFVISTDAGTRVAVPAKQATEPAESGLFGSSTFLPESVGSSF from the coding sequence GTGACTTCCCTCCGCCGCATGGGCCGCCTCATCGCGGCCACGGCCACCACCGCACTCGCACTGGGCCTTGCCCCGGTCGCCACCGCCCAGGACGTGGTGGAGTTCTCCGTGTCCAACATCACCGACTTCCACGGCCGCCTCGCGGCGGACTCCTACAACAAGGAGATGGGCGCAGCCCTGCTGACCGGCCTCAACGACGAGATCAACGGTGAGGAGAACATCTTCACCACCTCCGGTGACAACGTCGGCGGCTCGGCCTTCATCTCCGCGATCACCAATGACATGTACACCACCGACTTCCTCAACGCCGCCGGCGTCGACGCCTCCGCCGTGGGCAACCACGAGTTCGACCAGGGCCAGGACGACCTGCTGGACCGTATCGTCGAGGACTCCCAGTTCCCGATCCTGGGCGCCAACGTCTACCGGGCCGACGGCACCCGTCTGCTCGAGCCGTACCGCATCGAGGAGCGCAACGGTGTGAAGATCGCGTTCGTGGGCACCGTCGCCACCTCCACCGCCAGCAAGGTCTCCCCGGCCGGCATCGTGGGCCTGGAGTTCCGCGACCCGGTCGCCGAGACCAACCAGGTGGCGCGGGAACTGAAGGAATCCGGCACGGCCGACGTGGTCATCTCCCTCTTCCACGAGGACGCCGCCGTCTACGCCGACGGCTTCGACGCCGACTACGTCGACTTCCTCTTCGGCGGCGACTCCCACGTGACATACACGGACGCTGACGCCTCCGTACCCTTCGCGCAGTCCCTCGAGTACGGCAAGCTCCTCACCGACGTGGACTTCACCTTCAACAAGGTGACCGGCGAGGTCGAGTCCGTCACCATCGAGCAGTACGGCTACGACCGTGCGGCCGGCATGGGTGTCGTCCCCGACGCCACCGTCGCCGGCATCGTCGAGACCGCTCAGGCCCAGGCGGATGCGGTCGGCGAGGAGATCGTCGCCGAGATCGGCCACTCCTTCTACCGGGGCAGCAACGACGGTGCCGCCCCCGGTTCCAACCGCGGCGTCGAGTCCACCCTCAACCACCTCATCGCCGAGGCGCAGCGCGCCTCCCTTACGGACCTGCTGGGTGAGCCCGTGGACATCGGTTTCATGAACGCGGGCGGTGTCCGGGCGGACCTGCCGGCCGGGAATGTCTCCTACGCGGACGTCTACACCGTCCAGCCCTTCGGCAACGAGGTTTCCGTCGCCACCATGAGCGGCCAGGCGATCCTCGACACCCTGGAGAAGCAGTGGAAGAGCGGGGGTGAGCGCCCGCGTCTGGCACTCGGCTTCTCCGACGGTTTCACCTACTCCTATGATCCTTCTGCGGAGCAGGGCAACCGCATCATCGGCGCCCACCTCAATGGTGAACCGATCGACCCCTCCGCGGACTACCGCATCGCCGCCTCCACCTTCCTCCTCGAGGGCGGCGACGAGCTCATCGATCCCGCCGATGTGCGCGGAATTCTCAAGGTCGGCTACATGGACGTCCAGTCGCTCATCGACTACCTGAAGACCAACGAGTCGGTCGCTCCGCGCGCAGATCAGGCGGACGTCGCGGTGACCGTCAACGGCGACATCGCCCCGGGCGAAACCGTCACCCTGGAGCTGGCTTCCCTGAACTACTCCAACGCAGGAGAGCCGATGGCCGAGACTGTGACCGTCGCGATCGGCGACACGATCGTCACCGCCGACATCGACAACACCTTATCCGCCATCCCGGCCGGTCTGGGCACGCACGGCACCGCCACCGTCGAGATCACCGTCCCGGCGGACTACACCGGCGAGGGCTTCGTGATCAGCACCGACGCAGGCACCCGTGTAGCTGTCCCGGCGAAGCAGGCGACGGAACCGGCCGAATCCGGCCTCTTCGGCTCCTCCACCTTTCTCCCGGAATCTGTGGGCAGCTCCTTCTAA
- a CDS encoding RelA/SpoT family protein, whose product MTDRSRPRSNVGVRSMSARLARSLTGTRAKANPVLDPLLSIHRQFHPRADAEVLSRAYETAERLHEGVIRKSGDPYITHPLAVATIAAEIGMDTTTLVAALLHDTVEDTDYSLDQLTEEFGAEVARLVDGVTKLDKVALGAAAEAETIRKMIVAMAEDPRVLVIKVADRLHNMRTMRFLPPEKQAKKARQTLEVIAPLAHRLGMASVKWELEDLSFAILYPKKYDEIVRLVADRAPSRDRALKEIIEQVTSALRENNIEAEVMGRPKHYWSIYQKMIVRGRDFDEIFDLVGIRILVDNINNCYAAIGVVHSLFSALPGRFKDYISSPRFGVYQSLHTTVMALQGRPLEVQVRTHEMHFNAEFGVAAHWRYKETKGSHKGDRDEVDQMAWMRQLLDWQKEAADPNEFLDSLRYDLTAKQIFAFTPKGDVVNLPAESTPVDFAYAVHTEVGHRCIGAKVNGKLVALESPLKSGDRVEIFTSKDQNAGPSRDWQDFVVSPRAKAKIRQWFAKEMREEHLDAGRDALAAEVQRGGLPMHRLFTAQSMKAVATQLHYPDVDALYTAIGAGHVSAQHVANQLMAIFGDQDDAVDALAARTPFSEIISSRARAADSESGTGVLVEGSPDVMAKMAKCCQPVPGDEIFGFVTRGGGVSVHRADCTNTEKLQQEPERMVHVAWTEGGVPGGAFAATLQVEALDRQGLLFEITRVFSEQKLSVMSMSSQSSDDHIAMIRMTFSVSDTKQLGQLITTLRNTEGVFDVYRVTA is encoded by the coding sequence ATGACCGACCGTTCCCGCCCGCGTTCCAACGTCGGCGTGCGCAGCATGTCGGCCCGACTGGCGCGGAGCCTGACCGGAACCCGGGCGAAGGCGAACCCGGTGCTCGACCCGTTGCTGTCCATCCACCGCCAGTTCCACCCGCGTGCCGACGCCGAGGTGCTCTCCCGCGCCTACGAGACCGCCGAGCGTCTGCACGAGGGGGTCATCCGCAAGTCCGGCGACCCCTACATCACCCACCCGTTGGCGGTGGCCACCATCGCCGCGGAGATCGGCATGGACACCACCACCCTCGTCGCAGCGCTCCTGCACGATACGGTGGAGGACACCGACTACTCCCTGGACCAGCTCACCGAGGAGTTCGGGGCCGAGGTCGCGAGGCTCGTCGACGGGGTGACCAAGCTCGACAAGGTGGCCCTCGGTGCGGCCGCCGAGGCGGAGACCATCCGCAAGATGATCGTCGCTATGGCGGAGGACCCCCGGGTCCTGGTGATCAAGGTCGCCGACCGCCTCCACAACATGCGCACGATGCGTTTCCTGCCCCCGGAGAAACAGGCGAAGAAGGCCAGGCAGACACTCGAGGTCATCGCCCCGCTGGCGCACCGCCTGGGCATGGCGAGCGTGAAGTGGGAGCTGGAGGACCTCTCCTTCGCCATTCTGTACCCGAAGAAATACGACGAGATCGTGCGTCTCGTCGCGGACCGGGCGCCTTCCCGCGACCGGGCCCTGAAGGAGATCATCGAGCAGGTGACCTCGGCGCTGCGGGAGAACAACATCGAGGCCGAGGTGATGGGGCGGCCGAAGCACTACTGGTCGATCTACCAGAAGATGATCGTGCGGGGCCGCGACTTCGACGAGATCTTCGACCTCGTGGGCATCCGCATCCTGGTGGACAACATCAACAACTGCTACGCGGCCATCGGTGTCGTCCACTCGCTGTTCTCGGCGCTGCCGGGCAGATTCAAGGACTACATCTCCTCCCCGCGCTTCGGCGTCTACCAGTCGCTGCACACCACGGTGATGGCGTTGCAGGGCCGGCCGCTGGAGGTGCAGGTGCGCACCCACGAGATGCACTTCAACGCCGAGTTCGGCGTCGCCGCGCACTGGCGCTACAAGGAGACCAAGGGTTCCCACAAGGGCGACCGCGACGAGGTCGACCAGATGGCGTGGATGCGTCAGCTGCTGGACTGGCAGAAGGAGGCCGCGGACCCCAACGAGTTCCTCGACTCCCTGCGCTACGACCTCACCGCCAAGCAGATCTTCGCGTTCACCCCCAAAGGCGACGTGGTCAACCTGCCGGCCGAGTCCACCCCGGTGGACTTCGCCTACGCCGTGCACACGGAAGTCGGCCACCGCTGCATCGGCGCCAAAGTCAACGGCAAACTGGTCGCCCTCGAGTCGCCCCTGAAGTCCGGCGACCGGGTCGAGATCTTCACCTCGAAGGACCAGAACGCCGGCCCCTCCCGGGACTGGCAGGATTTCGTCGTCTCTCCGCGGGCGAAGGCGAAGATCCGCCAGTGGTTCGCCAAGGAGATGCGCGAAGAACACCTCGATGCCGGCCGCGACGCACTCGCAGCCGAGGTCCAGCGCGGCGGCCTGCCCATGCACCGTCTGTTCACCGCGCAGTCCATGAAGGCGGTGGCGACCCAGCTGCACTACCCGGACGTCGACGCCCTCTACACCGCGATCGGTGCGGGCCACGTTTCCGCGCAGCATGTGGCGAACCAGCTCATGGCGATCTTCGGGGACCAGGACGATGCCGTCGACGCCCTCGCCGCGCGCACCCCGTTCTCGGAGATCATCAGCTCCCGGGCCCGCGCCGCGGATTCGGAGTCGGGCACAGGAGTGCTCGTCGAGGGCAGCCCCGACGTCATGGCGAAGATGGCCAAGTGCTGCCAGCCGGTGCCGGGGGATGAGATCTTCGGTTTCGTCACCCGCGGCGGGGGAGTCTCGGTCCACCGCGCGGACTGCACGAACACGGAGAAGCTGCAGCAGGAGCCGGAGCGGATGGTCCATGTGGCGTGGACCGAAGGCGGCGTCCCCGGCGGGGCCTTCGCCGCGACGCTCCAGGTCGAGGCGCTCGACCGCCAGGGGCTGCTGTTCGAGATCACCCGCGTGTTCAGCGAGCAGAAGCTGTCGGTGATGTCGATGAGTTCGCAGTCCTCCGACGACCATATCGCGATGATCCGCATGACGTTCTCGGTGTCCGACACCAAGCAGCTGGGACAGCTGATCACCACGCTGCGCAACACCGAGGGAGTCTTCGACGTCTACCGCGTCACCGCCTGA